The proteins below come from a single Chrysoperla carnea chromosome 1, inChrCarn1.1, whole genome shotgun sequence genomic window:
- the LOC123301940 gene encoding sperm mitochondrial-associated cysteine-rich protein-like has protein sequence MSIIPCNPCCKPCCDPYCIARRRCPPCPPPVPVMPMVHCFPQPCMQVCTQPVCSVPMMVPMQNRCPSPPCCPPLCCPPQAYCPPSFGCNPNTCGPWC, from the exons atgtcAATAATTCCGTGTAATCCGTGTTGTAAACCATG ctGTGACCCATACTGTATAGCACGAAGAAGGTGTCCGCCGTGTCCTCCTCCAGTTCCCGTGATGCCTATGGTTCATTGTTTTCCACAGCCATGCATGCAAGTTTGTACACAACCAGTGTGTTCCGTACCAATGATGGTACCTATGCAAAATCGTTGCCCATCGCCTCCATGCTGTCCACCACTGTGTTGCCCTCCTCAGGCATATTGTCCTCCATCATTTGGATGCAACCCAAATACTTGTGGTCCAtggtgttaa